Below is a genomic region from Streptomyces sp. NBC_01454.
CGGTGTGCAGCCGGTCCAGCGAATGGACTTGCTCCAGCAGATCGCGGACGAGCTGGGCGTGTCCGTCCAGCAGCTGCGTCCCGGCGTTCCGGCAGACGGGTCATCACAGGCACCCACCGCCCAGTCGCTCTCCAACGATCTGGACGAGACCCGCCGACTGCTGTCCGGCCACCCGGCGCTTCAGACCCTGCTGGCCGGCGCGGACGACTCCGGACCGACGCGGGCCCTTGACCTTCTGCAGGGCGACGTCGACGACCTCTGGGACCTGACCCACGCCGGTCACCTGGCGCAGGTCAGCACCCTTGCGGTGCAGCTGCTCCCTGAACTGGAGCGCACGGTCCGGACCGATCCCGGCGAGCACCAGGGCGAGCTGTACCTGCTGCTGTCGCGGGCCTACCAGGCCCTGTCCGCGGCGTTCGTGCGACAGGACGAGGCAGATGCCGCCTGGGTAGCCGCCGACCGCGCGGTCCTCGCAGCCGAGCGGTCCGGCGACCCTCTGCACGTCTGCGCCAGCGTGTTCCGCATGGTGCAGGCGTTCGTCCGTCTGCGCAGCCTCGGGCAGGCCGAACACGCCGCCCAGACCGCGATCAACGCTCTGGGAGAGCAGAGCAGCCAGTCGCCGGAGTCCTTGTCCGTCCTCGGCTCCCTCCACCTGGCCCTGGCGCTCGTTCGCGCCCGTGCCAGTGCGCGAACCGAAGCCAAGGAGGAGATCGCCAAGGCCCGCGCCATCGCGGCGCAGCTCGGTGAGAACCGCAACGACTTCAATCTGGAGTTCGGTCCGGTCAATGTCGAGATCCAGGCGGTCAGCACCGCTGTGGATCTGGGCGACGCTGGCGAGGCGCTGGACATCGGCCTCGCCATCGACGCCACCGAACTCTCGCCCGAGCGCCAGGGCCGACTCCTGATGGACCTGGGTCGTGCTCACGCCCAGAGGCGCCACGGCGGCGAGGCTCTCCGCTGCCTGCTGGACGCTGAGACCATCGCCCCCGAGATCATCCAGACCCACCAGGCCGCCCGCGCAGCCATCCGAGAGCTCGTCTTGGTGGCAGGACCGAACGCACCGCGTGAGCTGCTGGAACTCGCCGAAAGGGCGGATGCCCTGGACTAGTTCGAATCCGCTGGAGTGGTCGATAGCCACTGGTCTGCACCCCCTGCCAACCGCGTCGTTGTGTGGGGGCAATCACACCGGCGGCGGCGGAGATGGAACATCACAGAGGCTTGTCGAAGCCCGTGCACACTTCCGTTCACGGGTTTTCAACATCCACGTACACATGGGATTTGGGGCCCGAGCTCTAGGCTCGCGCCCATGACGATGACGGAGGGGCAGAGGGTGGGGAAGCAGCGAGCAGGGTGGAGGCCGGACCGGCTCCGGGAGCAGCGGGAGGCTCATGGCCTGACCCTGGAGAAGGCGGGCGAACGCCTCCGGGCGGTTGCCGAGCAGGCCAAGCTCAAGGGCATCCCCGCCGCGAATCCTCAGACCTTGTGGCAGCACGAACAGGGCGAGGTCTTCCCTGGTCCCCACTACCGGCGGGCCTACTGCCTCCTCTACCGGGCCACCGAGCCCGACTTGGGGTTCCGCACCGCCTTGCCCGGTGAGGAGTCCTCCTTCAAGCTCACGCCGCTGGACGACCGTCTTAACGGATCCCACGTTTTGGCTGTTGAGCGCGCTATTCATCGCATCGCACCGGGCTCCGATGAGGCCGACCACTTCGACTTGCAGCAGCGGATCATCGACGCGTGGAAGCGCCGGCACACGGGCGGCGACCCTCACCGCCCCGTGCTCATCTTGGTGGGTGGATTCGCTGGCAGCGGCAAGACGGAGCTCGCCCGCTTCTTCGTTCAGCTCACCGGCTGGCCCCTGCTCGACAAGGACCCGCTCACCCGCCCGTTGGTAGAACGCCTCTTGGTCGCACTGGGCGGAGACGCGAACGATAGGCACACCGACCTCTACCGCGAACAGGTCCGGCCGGTGGAGTACGACTGCCTGATGCAGTCGGCCATGGCCAACATCAAGTGCGGCATCTCCACGGTGCTCACCGCGCCGTTCATTGCCGAGATGACCGACCCGGCCTGGATGCAGCGCCTGACCAACCGAGCGAACGCGATGGGAGTCGACGTCTTCCCCGTGTGGGTGCGCTGCGACGAAGAGTCGATGCGCGAGTACATCGGATTCCGCTCCGCGGCCCGGGACGCGTGGAAGCTGGCGCGGTGGGACGAGTACATGGCGACGATCGACCTGGAGCTACGCCCGGCGGTCCCGCACCTGGTGGTGGACAACCGGCTGGGGACCGCGGTGACGCTCGCGGACCAGGCCCGGCAGGCGATGGGGGCGATGAACGCGTGAACCCGAAGCAGGGCGTGATCCTGTACGGCCCGCCAGCCTCGGGCAAGGACACCGTCACTGCCGCGCTCAGCGAACTCGACTCCAGGTACGCCCAGTTCGCACGGCTCAAGGTGGGGACGGGCAAGTCGGCCGGCTATCGGATGGGCACGGCGGAACAGCTGCGCGAGCTCGAGGCCGCGGGCGACGTGGTCTACGCGAACGCCCGGTACGGCAACACGTACGCGATCGACCGGCCCGGCGTCGACGCGGCGTTCGCGGCTGGGGTGCCCGTGGTGCACCTCGGGCAGGTCGATGGCATTCGCGCGCTGGTCGACGGCTACCCGGCCGACTGGACAGTGGTGCTGCTGTGGTGCCCGCGCGAGGTGACCGAGCAGCGATCGGCTGGGCGCGGCGACGGCGACACCGCGGCGCGCCTAGTGGCTTGGGACGCGACCCGCGAGGACCTGGATGCGCACACGGGCCTGGTCTGGGACCTGACGGTGGACACCACGGCGGCGGCCCCGCAGGACGCAGCGGTACTCATCGACAAGCTGCTGGCGCAGCGGGCGGGAAGGGCGACGGCATGAGCGCGGGCTACGGCTGGGCAAGTCGGTCCAGGGCGTCGGTGAGCGTGAGCTCGCTGTCGTCCTTGGCGTCGTGCCACCGTGCCAGCGTGGTCGCGGCCGCGCGCAGCATCTCCGGTGGAAGGCCGGCGGCCGCGAGCGCGTCGGCAGCTTCCTCCAGCTCCGGGCCCCAGCGCCAGGCGCGTGCCGCGGTCTTGGCGATGTACTGCGGCTCGGAGAGGTACGAGTCGGTGCGCTTCGAGGCGACCTCGATGAGCTCCTGGTCGACGCCGTGCTCGCGCGCCATCCCGACCGCGAGCGCCACCAGCACCCGCGAGGTCTTCTGGAACGCGGCGTACGACAGCTTCAGCGCGGATGCCTTCCCCACGTCCGTGCCCAGCACGGCGGCCTGGACGGCGGTGCCCGCGAACAGCGCCTCGATGCGGGCGGTCGCGTCAGCAGGCCCGGACAGGTACAGGGCCGGCGTCTTGCCGCCGACCGGCGGGGAGCCGACGACGCCGCCGTCCACGACGGTCGCGGCCGGTGCGAGCAGGGCGGCGATCCGCTGCGTCCGCACGGGGTTGATGGCGTTCGCCTCCACGTACAGCCCGGCGAAGCGGTGCCCGGCGACGTCGCGGGCCAGGTCCTCGGCAGCGGCCGGCGGGCAGAGGCTGATGACGATGTCGCTGCGGTCCAGCAGTTCGGCCAGCGTGGCCACGGGCATCAGCCCGAATTCGGCGGCGCGTTCCATGGACGCGGCGCTGCGCCCGGTCTCGCACCACAGGACCGCGGCCGCGTTGGTCGCGGCGCAGGCGGCAACGGCGGCGCCCATGCTGCCGGGGTGGAGGATGCCGACGGTCGGCTGGTCCACGGTGCTACTCCCAGGTTTCGTTGAGCAGGATGGTGATGGCGTCGGTGACGTCGTCGACGACGTGGTGAGCGGCGGCGAGTCCATCGGGCCAGGGGCGTCCGCGCAGCCAGATGGTGCGCAGGCCGGCCTGGTGTCCGCCGCCGATGTCTCCGGCCGGGTTGTCGCCGATCATCCAGCCGCCGTCCGTGAGGCTGATGCCGCACCGGGTGGCCGCGAGTTCGAAGAGGCGCCGGTCTGGCTTGCGGATCTCCAGGTCGCCCGAGGCTGCAACGCCGTCTACCAGGGAGGCGAGGCCGGTCGCGGCGAGTTTGGCGCGCTGGATGTCGCTGGCCCCGTTGGTGATGATGCCGATCGTCCAGGCGGCCGCGCGCAGGCGGGCCAGGCCCTCGAGGACCTCGGGGCGGCAGGTGACGGCGGCCGACATGAGGTCGACGTACTCCTGCCACAGGTCCGCGGCCGATGCCTCCAGGCCGAAGGCGTCCCGCAGCCGGGCAAAGTCGTTGGCGGTCGCGCGGTCGGCCAGCTCGATGCGCAGCCACTGTTCGGCATCTGGGGTGAGGCCACGGGAGCGGCACAGGCGCATCAACGCGTCGCTGAGCGCCGACTGCCGGTCGGCCAGCGTGCCGTCCAGATCGAAAAGCGCGAGTCGGTGCACGGTCCCGGACCCTACCGGGCGTCGGGTGCAGCGCCGTTCACGACAGCAGCGGACCCCCGCCGAGCAATAAATGGTGTATGTTTCGAAGATCAATCGATCATGGGAGCCTGCGCTATGTCCGACCCGGACCGCTTGAAGCGGGTCGACGCCCTGCTGGAGGGCCTGGACGAAGTCCTGCCGCCGCCGCGGGTGCGCGCTCAGCTGCGCCTCGCTGCGGGCCTCACCCAGCAGGAGATCGCGGACGCGGTGGGCGTGAAGCGCCTGTCCGTAGTGAATTGGGAGCTGGGGAAGAGCAACCCCCGGCGCCCGCAACGACAGGTGTACATCCACCTGCTCAATCAGCTCGCAAAGCGCTTCCCCAAGGCCGCTGTACTGGATTTGGGCAGCGCGACGCCGGCCTCTGAATCCAGGGGGTCGGGATGACCTAACGGCCATCGGCCGCGCGCGCCAAGAAGCGGACTAACCTCCCGCTGGCCTCGCGCGGCCCGTCTCCGACCGGGCTCTTTGCCCGAGTCGGTCGCTCAGATCCCAGTTGACGCTGGTCCTGAGCCGCGGCGATCAAGCCGCTCACTACTCCACGGCCCCTAATCAGGGCCACCACCAGGCCACTAACCACGGCCACCACAGCCAGATCAGTAACTCGCTTCACCCGCGGGCCCCTACCAGGGGGCTTCGCGGTTCAGCAGAACCGGGAGGGGAGGAGAAATCTCCCCCCACCCGGTCGGTGTCCGCCCGCTTCTCACGAAGGGGGCTTACCGACACATCCGCACACATGGAAGACGGTCCAGCCCGGAGGGCTCGGTCGCTCCAGATATATGGAAGGTAGGTCGCTCTCATAGTGCACGAAGTGGTGTCCCCCTGTCAGCTTGAGTCTGTCCGTTTCACCCCGGTTCAGGCGCGGCGGTCGTCCCGTGTGACGGGATCGGCGTACGGTTCCTCCTTCTTTTTCCGGTTCCTACCGGAAGAGGGGTTTCCGGTAGGAAGCTACAAGAGCAGCGGTTTCGGGGCGGTCTCGAAGGGCTCGGTCGCGGCGTCGGCCGCCCCGCTCGTGCACCCGCTCGCGGAGATCATCGACAACCGCGTCGACGACGCCGTCCACACCGACGGCTTCCCGTGTGGCGGGACGGTTTCCAAGATTTCTGCCCGCCGTGCGGGAGGGCCTGGGGGTATCGCGCCTTCCCGGCCTCTGTCCACAGGTGTTCCGTTGCAGGGTCGGCGGGTGGATGAGGAAACGCGAGTTCTGGCTGCTCCGATCGGGGCGGTGGGCCGGTGAGTTCCCTGGCGGCTGAGGCCGCGGGGGAGTCGACCGATGGTGCGCCGGTTCGCCGGCAGCGGGTGAAGGTGCCGATGCGGCTGGTGTCGTCGGCGGCCTACGCCGATGTCGCGCTGTCGGTGTACGTGAAGGTGAAGGCGCTCGGTGCGCGCCCGGAGGGGTGTGAGGCGAGGGCGGCGACGATCGCCTCGTACCTGAACATCTCCAAGGCGTCGGTGGAGCGGGGCCTGAAGCTGCTCTCGCGTCCGGCGCCGGACGGTGTGATCGAGTTGAAGTCGGAGCGCCGGACGCTGCCGGGCGGCCGGGGCACGTCGGCGGTGCGTACGACGCGGCCGGTGAAGCGTACGGAGTCGTTCGTGTGGCTGCCGGTGGCGGCCGCGGAGGACCTCACGCCCCGGCAGCTGCGTGCGTTCGCGGTCATCACGTTCGCGGAGCAGATGCGCATCGCGCTGACCGAGGGAGAGCTGGCGGGGCACCTGCGGCACCACTCGGGCAAGAAGGCCGGCCAGCCCCTCACCGCGGCGGCGGCCGGTGTGGTCGTCGACGAGCTGGAGGCGGCGAAGTGGGCAACGGTGCGGCGGCGCGCGGGGGCTCAGGGACGCCACCTGTTCATCGCGTGCGACATCGCTCCTGCGGCCGATGTGCAGGCCGGTGAGCCGGTCTCGGACGCCGCGCCCGAGACGGTCCAGGAGCTCCCGCAGGAGCCTGTGGACAGCACGGCGGACCTCTCCGCATGTTCGTTGGTTGGTGAGGGATCGGGTCTGTCGGTTGGTGAGGGATCCCTCGCGTATAAGGAATCACCTAGGACTGACTCACCTGATGACGAACGAGCGCTCTTCTCATCCGCCGTAGGCGAGGTACCGGTAGTAGAAGCTGTGGAAAACCCGGCTGACGCGAAGGCGCGTACGGATGCGCCGGGTGGTCTCGCGCTGCGCGCGGATGAGAACAGCCAGCCCGTCCTCTCGAAGCCCAACGACGAAAAGCGCAGCAACGGCGGGGGGTCGGCGCGGTCGTCGTACACCGGACCGCAGCTGGCCATGAGCCCGCAGATCTACGCGGTGCTGGAGCCGGTGCACTGGCTGCTGGCCCGGGTGGACAACCCGTTCGTGGAGCGGCAGATCGCCCGGGAGGTCGGCCGTCAGCTGGCGGGCGGGATGGACGCTGAGCGGCTGCACCACCGGCTGACCGCCCGGTTCGCCAAGGTCATGTCCTCGGAGATCCGCGACCCCGGCCGGTGGCTGCTCGGGGTGGCGCTGCCGCGGTGGGGCTGCGGGCACCTGGACTGCGAGTCCGGGGTGCGCTGGTCCAACGGCGAGCGCTGCGCCGTGTGCGAGGAAGTTGTCGCCGACAAGTTCGCCGCCCGACGGCGTGCGCAGCGCACCGAGCAGGGCCTGTGCCCCGATCACGGCAGCGAGCCCGGACCGTCCGGGACCTGCCGCGACTGCGAGCTCCAGCGGGCCATCGACGGGGCAGCGTCCTCGATGCCGGCCCCGCGTGAGCCCGAGGGCCCGCCGCGCAGCTCCTGCGGCGACTGCGGCTGCCGGATCTTCCTGACCGGCCGGGCGCTGGAGGACGGTCTGTGCAAGCTGTGCCGCGAGGAAGCCGAGGGCCTCGTGGCCGTCGGGGCCGCCCAGGAGCAGCAGGCGGTGACGTGCCAGGGCGGCGATGGGGTTCCGTGCGGCCGTCCGGCGCTGCCGAGCCGGACGGTCTGCGCACGCCACCGTGCTCAGGAACTGGCCCTGACCGATGCGGAGGCATCCTGATGAGCGGCAGCGAGGTGTCCGGCGTCGACCTGGCCCGGGTCGCGCTGCGGGCCGCGATGGAGGCGGCCCGGAAGAACGGTGGCGGCCAGAAGGCGAAGAGGAAGCCGCGGCCCATCACGGCGGCGCGGCGCGACGGGCGCGAGCCGGTGGGCCTCGGAGCGGCGCTCGGTGCGCTGGTCACCGAACGGGCCTGGGAGCTCCCGGCCGCCGGCGCCACCCTGCGCGAGCGGTGGGCAGCCATCGCCCCCGAACTCGCCGGACATGTCGCTGCCGTGTCGTACGACGTCGACTCCGGCCGGCTCACCGTGTGCCCGGAGTCGACGGCCTGGGCGACGCAGGCCCGCCTGGAGCAGACCCGCGTCATCGCGGCCGCCAACACCGCAGCGGGCCGCACCGTCGTGCGCGCCCTGCGGATCCTGCCGCCCGGCGCCGTGCCCGCACCCGAACCTGCCGACACTGCCCCGGTCACCCCGGTCGCCGTCACCGAAGGCCCGGCACGGACCCGGGAGACAGCATCCGAGGGCTACCGCCGCGCGCTCGCCGCGCACCAGGAGGTCGCCGTGCCGTCGCGGGTGGACCCGGGCATCGCGGAAGCGGTGGAGCGGCAGAATCAGGCGATGCGCGAGCTCAGCCGCCGGGCATTCCCCGAGCCCGATGTTGTGCCGGACGATGCGCCGGCCCCGATCGAGGCGGCCCGAGACCAACGTCGCCGCCAGGCCGCGGTGACCCAAGCTGCGGCACTGCGACGGGCCCGAGCCGAGCGGGCCGGAAAGGCACAGGGACCGCGTCAGCTTGGACAGACCGCATGACCTGACCACGAGGTTTGACCGGGTGCCATCTGCGCTGCCACGATGGCGCTTCGCACCACGGCTGAGGTTTCAGAGGCTCCCCCAACTCCCTCACTGCCGGCACCACTTGGACGCACCCCTGCGTCCCGAACTCGATGCCGCGCCCTGTGACCACACGGTTTGACCGGGCGTCGCAGGCACTGCCAGGATGACGCCCCACAACCGCATATAGAGGTACCGGCGGATCGAGGTGAGCCTTTGCTCCCTCACGACGGTGCAAGTACTACGGCGAGGTTGATGGCCCAAGCAAATCCCAGCCGGTTCCACCACGAGAGGCTCCCACTCCCGGCATGCCGGGGCGGGGGCACCTTTGTGTCCTCTCACCCCTATGTATCTGTGTCCTGAAGCCCCGGCAGCCGCCGGGGCTTCTTCTGCATGCCCTTCGGAGGTTCCCGTGACTGAACTTGCTTCTGCCGTGCCCGCCTACGTTCTGCTCGCCGCGCTCGCGGTCATCGTCGTGCTGCTCACCGTGGTCGCCATCGTCGCGAAGGCGGTCGTGGCCAAGGCGCGGCCCGAGGACTTACAGCACATCCTTCCCGGCCTGGGTCAGGTCCTGGCCGCGCTGTCCCTCTTCCTCCCCTGGGGGCGCGGGACGCGGGGCCAGGCCATCGCACCGCCGGTCGTCGTACGGTCCGAGCGCAGAGGAGGCCGGCGGCGGGGGTGAAGCCGGGAGTCAGGCCGCTGGCGGCTGGCTGGAGGGCGTGGCCTGGTCGGCGGGCTGGTCCAGCTGCTGCTGGCGGCGCCGCTGTTCGTTGCGGTGGTCCTCGACGCGCTGGGTGAACTTCTTCAGCGCCTCGCCCTCCTGGCCGGGCCCGTACTCGCTGTAGTGGCCGATGCCGAGCCGGACGGCGTTCACCTCCTCCTCGATCGCGTCGGCGGTCTGCTGGAGGAAGTAGCTGCGCTCGCGGAACTTGTAGTAACCGGTGAACATCGCGGCCACCGTGATGGCGAAACTGATGACGGTCAGGGTGACGCTCTGCCAGGTCAGCTCCTTGCCGGTGTCCAGGGCCGCGATCGTGGTCGTGGACGCTGAGCCGATCATGATGAGGGTCTGCAGGCCGTTGTGGATCGTCCGGTACTTACGGCTGTCAGCCTGGTACTGCTCTACCCCGGCCGCGACTTCCTCGCGGTAGAGCTTGCGCCGGTCCTCCAAGTCCGGGTTGCCCCTGACCTTCTGCTTCCACAGCGACTCCTGCTGCGAGGCGAGATGCGCCTCGAGGCGCTGGAGGCTGGACACGTCCCGCCCGGCGAAGTAGACGCCGACCAGCGTCAACAGGGACATCAGGAGCAGGCCGCCGCAGATCAGGTCACCCACGACGAACCGCGCCGGGTCGCCTGTGGTGCCCCAGGCGATGCCCGTGCCGATGACCGCGGCGAGTAAGGACAGCCAGCTGAGGGCCGCCCCCGCGCGCCAGATGCGGTCCAGCAGCCGGCGCCGGGCGAGCTGCTCCTGGGCGTCGATGACGAGGTTGGTGGTCACCACGTAGATCCGTTCAGCTTCGTCCCGCTGGCGGGCGAGAATCCGTTCAGCTTCGTCCTGCTGGCGGGCCCGAATCCGCTCGGCTTCTTCCCGCTGGCGGGCGTTGAACAGGTCGTCCGCGTCCTGGAGGCGGCGGGGCGCGTCGTCGTCGAAGTCCCGTGCCACGAGATCAGCGGGCGAACGCTTCGGTCAGGCTGATGCGGTAGCCGTCCTCTTCCATCAGCACGACGGTGACGCCGAACGGGTCGGGGTGGTCCAGCTCGATCGGGGTGAAGGAGAAGTTCACCGCGGCCTGGATCGGAGGCACCAGCTCGCCGCCGGGCTGCGGCGCGGGGGCCGGCCTCCAGTCCGGGGCGACCGCCGCCCATCCCTCGGGACTGCGGGACAGGAGCTGCTCGCTGTAGGGGAACTGGTGCAGGACGTGCCCGGCCGGGGTGGCGAGCACCATGTTCAGGCACGGCGCCGGGCCGACGATCGGCAGATCGCAGGCGGTGGCGACGTCGTGCGTCTCCCACGCGAGGACGACCTCGTCCGCACCGGCCGCCGCGGCGATGTTCGCGAGCTCCGCGATCCCGGCGAGCGCGTCCTGGCCGACCTTCAGCGGGCGGACCCAGATCAGCCCGACCAGCTCGCCGCGCACCAGCGGCATCATCAGCGGGCGCGGCACGACCCCCTCGCTCAGCGAGGCGGTGTACGTCTCCTTCGCGACGCCGACCAGTCCGTTCCACATCCGTGCTTCCACGGGAGCCCCCTGCCGTCCGGTGATCCGATCACCGCACCCTGCCACGGGGATTGAGGCCGTGTCAGCGGGATGATCAGCCAGCATGCGGCGGGGAGAAGCCGGATTCAGGCGGTGGCTGGCTGCCGGGTGACGGGGTGGCTGTGCTGCTCCTCCCACTCCTGGATCACTGTGCGCAGCATGGCGGCGATCTCGGGGTTGGTCCCCCTGCGGGTGGCGAGGGAGCGCAGGTACGGCTCCGCTCCCTGGAGCAGGCCGGAGCGGGGGTGGAGCGTCACCAGGGCGCGGTGGGTGCCGCGGTTCAGGTGATGGCACCAGGCGTCGATGTCAATTTGCCCCTCGGGCGCAGCGACGTGCCCGTCGACGAAGCCGCCCTCGGTCCGTGTGCAGCAGTTCCAGCCGTAGTCGCTGATGCACCGTTCGCAGGCGAGGATGCCGTGCATGTCCGGGTAGCGGCGCTGCCACTCGCCATCGAGGGCGATGACGTCCCCGGCGAGCGGGATGTTCTTGGTGCACAGGCAGCACCTGATGCGGAACGCGACGGACACGGTAGAGCTCCCAATCACCTTGCGGGCCGGACCTGCTCAGCCTGGCAGCCGGCCCCGGTGCTGCTCCGTCGCCATGCCGCGCCCGGCACCTGCAACACGCGGTGCAACAGCCGCGTGCAACGCACCCTCTGTTTCGGCTCTGACCTGGACGAACAGTTGTTGCGCCGCTTACCCACCCCCGTGTTGCACTCAAATACGCGCGATTCAATGCGCGATTGAGTGCGCGAATCAATGCGCGATCGGGTATGCTGT
It encodes:
- a CDS encoding AAA family ATPase, with the protein product MTMTEGQRVGKQRAGWRPDRLREQREAHGLTLEKAGERLRAVAEQAKLKGIPAANPQTLWQHEQGEVFPGPHYRRAYCLLYRATEPDLGFRTALPGEESSFKLTPLDDRLNGSHVLAVERAIHRIAPGSDEADHFDLQQRIIDAWKRRHTGGDPHRPVLILVGGFAGSGKTELARFFVQLTGWPLLDKDPLTRPLVERLLVALGGDANDRHTDLYREQVRPVEYDCLMQSAMANIKCGISTVLTAPFIAEMTDPAWMQRLTNRANAMGVDVFPVWVRCDEESMREYIGFRSAARDAWKLARWDEYMATIDLELRPAVPHLVVDNRLGTAVTLADQARQAMGAMNA
- a CDS encoding DUF1932 domain-containing protein yields the protein MDQPTVGILHPGSMGAAVAACAATNAAAVLWCETGRSAASMERAAEFGLMPVATLAELLDRSDIVISLCPPAAAEDLARDVAGHRFAGLYVEANAINPVRTQRIAALLAPAATVVDGGVVGSPPVGGKTPALYLSGPADATARIEALFAGTAVQAAVLGTDVGKASALKLSYAAFQKTSRVLVALAVGMAREHGVDQELIEVASKRTDSYLSEPQYIAKTAARAWRWGPELEEAADALAAAGLPPEMLRAAATTLARWHDAKDDSELTLTDALDRLAQP
- a CDS encoding helix-turn-helix transcriptional regulator, translating into MSDPDRLKRVDALLEGLDEVLPPPRVRAQLRLAAGLTQQEIADAVGVKRLSVVNWELGKSNPRRPQRQVYIHLLNQLAKRFPKAAVLDLGSATPASESRGSG
- a CDS encoding HAD family hydrolase; translated protein: MHRLALFDLDGTLADRQSALSDALMRLCRSRGLTPDAEQWLRIELADRATANDFARLRDAFGLEASAADLWQEYVDLMSAAVTCRPEVLEGLARLRAAAWTIGIITNGASDIQRAKLAATGLASLVDGVAASGDLEIRKPDRRLFELAATRCGISLTDGGWMIGDNPAGDIGGGHQAGLRTIWLRGRPWPDGLAAAHHVVDDVTDAITILLNETWE
- a CDS encoding SLATT domain-containing protein, whose amino-acid sequence is MARDFDDDAPRRLQDADDLFNARQREEAERIRARQQDEAERILARQRDEAERIYVVTTNLVIDAQEQLARRRLLDRIWRAGAALSWLSLLAAVIGTGIAWGTTGDPARFVVGDLICGGLLLMSLLTLVGVYFAGRDVSSLQRLEAHLASQQESLWKQKVRGNPDLEDRRKLYREEVAAGVEQYQADSRKYRTIHNGLQTLIMIGSASTTTIAALDTGKELTWQSVTLTVISFAITVAAMFTGYYKFRERSYFLQQTADAIEEEVNAVRLGIGHYSEYGPGQEGEALKKFTQRVEDHRNEQRRRQQQLDQPADQATPSSQPPAA
- a CDS encoding helix-turn-helix domain-containing protein; the encoded protein is MKPSGKDVDPQDRAFGQRVQRFRKERGRTQAEFAAALGKTSSWLSQVERGVQPVQRMDLLQQIADELGVSVQQLRPGVPADGSSQAPTAQSLSNDLDETRRLLSGHPALQTLLAGADDSGPTRALDLLQGDVDDLWDLTHAGHLAQVSTLAVQLLPELERTVRTDPGEHQGELYLLLSRAYQALSAAFVRQDEADAAWVAADRAVLAAERSGDPLHVCASVFRMVQAFVRLRSLGQAEHAAQTAINALGEQSSQSPESLSVLGSLHLALALVRARASARTEAKEEIAKARAIAAQLGENRNDFNLEFGPVNVEIQAVSTAVDLGDAGEALDIGLAIDATELSPERQGRLLMDLGRAHAQRRHGGEALRCLLDAETIAPEIIQTHQAARAAIRELVLVAGPNAPRELLELAERADALD
- a CDS encoding DciA family protein; translated protein: MSGSEVSGVDLARVALRAAMEAARKNGGGQKAKRKPRPITAARRDGREPVGLGAALGALVTERAWELPAAGATLRERWAAIAPELAGHVAAVSYDVDSGRLTVCPESTAWATQARLEQTRVIAAANTAAGRTVVRALRILPPGAVPAPEPADTAPVTPVAVTEGPARTRETASEGYRRALAAHQEVAVPSRVDPGIAEAVERQNQAMRELSRRAFPEPDVVPDDAPAPIEAARDQRRRQAAVTQAAALRRARAERAGKAQGPRQLGQTA
- a CDS encoding phosphotransferase-like protein: MNPKQGVILYGPPASGKDTVTAALSELDSRYAQFARLKVGTGKSAGYRMGTAEQLRELEAAGDVVYANARYGNTYAIDRPGVDAAFAAGVPVVHLGQVDGIRALVDGYPADWTVVLLWCPREVTEQRSAGRGDGDTAARLVAWDATREDLDAHTGLVWDLTVDTTAAAPQDAAVLIDKLLAQRAGRATA